Proteins from a single region of Antechinus flavipes isolate AdamAnt ecotype Samford, QLD, Australia chromosome 2, AdamAnt_v2, whole genome shotgun sequence:
- the LGMN gene encoding legumain isoform X2, with protein sequence MILKAIVLLALVLGINTLPFEDPEDGGKHWVVIVAGSSGWINYRHQADACHAYQIVHRNGIPDEQIIVMMYDDIANNTENPTKGIIINRPNGTDVYKGVPKDYTQENVTPENFLAVLKGDAEAVKNKGSGKVLKSGPKDHVFVYFTDHGSTAILAFPDDDLHAEDLTETIHYMHQNKKYKKMVFYIEACESGSIMEHLPDDIDVYATTAANPSESSYACYYDELRETFLGDWYSVNWMEDSDVEDLTKETLHYQFQLVKKNTNTSHVMQYGNKTISHMKVMQFQGMKHQSSSPISLPPVKHYDLTPSPDVPITILKRKLMATNDANESKEIVDKLHTQLQIRTIIQKTVQQIASVVTASDDHTEKILSKRWTLRAHGCYKAAVTYFKTRCFNWHSPLYEYALRHLYVFVNLCEEGHQLDSIKQAMDKVCLGYY encoded by the exons ATGATTTTGAAGGCAATTGTATTGTTGGCTCTGGTCCTAGGAATTAATACTTTACCTTTTGAGGATCCTGAGGATGGAGGCAAGCACTGGGTTGTTATTGTTGCAGGTTCATCTGGGTGGATAAATTACAGACACCAG gCTGATGCCTGCCATGCATACCAGATTGTTCACCGAAATGGGATCCCTGATGAACAAATAATTGTCATGATGTATGATGACATTGCAAACAATACAGA aaatcctACAAAAGGTATTATCATCAACAGACCCAATGGTACTGATGTATATAAAGGGGTCCCAAAAGATTATACACAAGAG AATGTCACTCCAGAAAACTTCCTTGCAGTGTTGAAAGGGGATGCTGAAGCGGTGAAGAATAAAGGATCAGGGAAGGTTTTGAAAAG TGGCCCCAAGGATCATGTGTTTGTTTACTTCACCGATCATGGAAGTACTGCAATCTTGGCTTTTCCTGATGATGAT CTTCATGCAGAGGATTTGACTGAGACTATCCATTATATGCACcagaataaaaaatacaaaaag atggtATTTTATATTGAAGCATGTGAATCTGGCTCAATTATGGAACACCTGCCTGATGATATTGATG TTTATGCAACTACTGCTGCCAATCCTTCCGAGTCTTCTTATGCCTGTTACTATGATGAGCTGAGAGAAACTTTCCTGGGTGATTGGTATAGTGTCAACTGGATGGAAGATTCAGATGTG GAAGATTTGACAAAAGAGACTCTGCATTACCAATTTCAGTTAGTGAAAAAGAACACCAATACCAGCCATGTCATGCAGTATGGAAACAAG aCGATCTCCCACATGAAAGTGATGCAGTTTCAGGGAATGAAACACCAATCTAGTTCTCCCATCTCTCTGCCACCTGTGAAACACTATGACCTCACTCCAAGTCCTGATGTGCCTATTACAATcctgaaaaggaaattaatggcCACTAATGATGCAAATGAATCTAAGGAAATTGTTGATAAGTTGCACACACAGCTACAG ATTAGAACCATTATTCAGAAGACTGTGCAACAAATTGCATCCGTAGTGACTGCATCTGATGATCACACTGAGAAAATACTCTCTAAGAGATGGACACTCAGAGCCCATGGTTGCTACAAAGCAGCTGTGACTTATTTCAAGACCCGCTGTTTTAACTGGCATTCCCCCTTG TATGAGTATGCTCTTCGACACTTATATGTGTTTGTCAATCTTTGTGAAGAAGGTCATCAACTTGACAG CATAAAGCAGGCCATGGACAAAGTGTGCTTGGGCTACTACTAA
- the LGMN gene encoding legumain isoform X1, with protein sequence MILKAIVLLALVLGINTLPFEDPEDGGKHWVVIVAGSSGWINYRHQADACHAYQIVHRNGIPDEQIIVMMYDDIANNTENPTKGIIINRPNGTDVYKGVPKDYTQENVTPENFLAVLKGDAEAVKNKGSGKVLKSGPKDHVFVYFTDHGSTAILAFPDDDLHAEDLNETIHYMHQNKKYKKMVFYIEACESGSIMEHLPDDIDVYATTAANPSESSYACYYDELRETFLGDWYSVNWMEDSDVEDLTKETLHYQFQLVKKNTNTSHVMQYGNKTISHMKVMQFQGMKHQSSSPISLPPVKHYDLTPSPDVPITILKRKLMATNDANESKEIVDKLHTQLQIRTIIQKTVQQIASVVTASDDHTEKILSKRWTLRAHGCYKAAVTYFKTRCFNWHSPLYEYALRHLYVFVNLCEEGHQLDSIKQAMDKVCLGYY encoded by the exons ATGATTTTGAAGGCAATTGTATTGTTGGCTCTGGTCCTAGGAATTAATACTTTACCTTTTGAGGATCCTGAGGATGGAGGCAAGCACTGGGTTGTTATTGTTGCAGGTTCATCTGGGTGGATAAATTACAGACACCAG gCTGATGCCTGCCATGCATACCAGATTGTTCACCGAAATGGGATCCCTGATGAACAAATAATTGTCATGATGTATGATGACATTGCAAACAATACAGA aaatcctACAAAAGGTATTATCATCAACAGACCCAATGGTACTGATGTATATAAAGGGGTCCCAAAAGATTATACACAAGAG AATGTCACTCCAGAAAACTTCCTTGCAGTGTTGAAAGGGGATGCTGAAGCGGTGAAGAATAAAGGATCAGGGAAGGTTTTGAAAAG TGGCCCCAAGGATCATGTGTTTGTTTACTTCACCGATCATGGAAGTACTGCAATCTTGGCTTTTCCTGATGATGAT CTTCATGCAGAGGATTTGAATGAGACTATCCATTATATGCACcagaataaaaaatacaaaaag atggtATTTTATATTGAAGCATGTGAATCTGGCTCAATTATGGAACACCTGCCTGATGATATTGATG TTTATGCAACTACTGCTGCCAATCCTTCCGAGTCTTCTTATGCCTGTTACTATGATGAGCTGAGAGAAACTTTCCTGGGTGATTGGTATAGTGTCAACTGGATGGAAGATTCAGATGTG GAAGATTTGACAAAAGAGACTCTGCATTACCAATTTCAGTTAGTGAAAAAGAACACCAATACCAGCCATGTCATGCAGTATGGAAACAAG aCGATCTCCCACATGAAAGTGATGCAGTTTCAGGGAATGAAACACCAATCTAGTTCTCCCATCTCTCTGCCACCTGTGAAACACTATGACCTCACTCCAAGTCCTGATGTGCCTATTACAATcctgaaaaggaaattaatggcCACTAATGATGCAAATGAATCTAAGGAAATTGTTGATAAGTTGCACACACAGCTACAG ATTAGAACCATTATTCAGAAGACTGTGCAACAAATTGCATCCGTAGTGACTGCATCTGATGATCACACTGAGAAAATACTCTCTAAGAGATGGACACTCAGAGCCCATGGTTGCTACAAAGCAGCTGTGACTTATTTCAAGACCCGCTGTTTTAACTGGCATTCCCCCTTG TATGAGTATGCTCTTCGACACTTATATGTGTTTGTCAATCTTTGTGAAGAAGGTCATCAACTTGACAG CATAAAGCAGGCCATGGACAAAGTGTGCTTGGGCTACTACTAA